From a single Vibrio tubiashii genomic region:
- a CDS encoding methyltransferase family protein, with amino-acid sequence MDKLERKIPPVALFVLFFVVINHISHEFLTFKIGLLLNSIIFGVCFLAAGIVGLGGVYEFKRAKTTVNPIKVENASSVVDSGIFGYSRNPMYLGLFLLLVGFAYWQQNLLAIVISFGFVWYMNRFQILPEERALESLFGAEYLDYKQRVRRWI; translated from the coding sequence ATGGATAAGCTTGAAAGGAAGATCCCGCCTGTCGCTCTGTTTGTGCTGTTCTTTGTTGTGATTAATCATATTAGTCATGAATTCCTCACATTTAAAATCGGCTTGCTCCTCAACTCAATCATTTTTGGCGTGTGCTTTTTAGCGGCAGGCATTGTGGGCTTAGGTGGTGTGTATGAGTTCAAGCGCGCTAAAACGACGGTCAACCCAATCAAAGTCGAAAACGCTTCATCAGTGGTCGATTCAGGCATCTTCGGTTACAGCCGCAACCCAATGTATCTCGGCTTATTTCTGTTGCTAGTTGGCTTCGCTTATTGGCAACAAAACCTACTCGCGATTGTAATTAGCTTCGGCTTTGTCTGGTATATGAATCGTTTTCAAATTCTACCCGAAGAACGGGCTTTAGAGTCTCTGTTTGGTGCTGAATATTTAGACTATAAACAGCGAGTTAGGCGCTGGATTTAG
- a CDS encoding urocanate hydratase, whose protein sequence is MTFELSFQEQIKQGIPEQLPPAKTYPVNVNRAPKRKDILSTEEKQLAIRNALRYFPKAWHQELAHEFAQELNAFGRIYMYRFKPNYLMKARAISDYPAKCQQAAAIMLMIDNNLDPAVAQHPEELITYGGNGAVFQNWAQYLLAMKYLSEMESDQTLHLYSGHPMGLFPSSPEAPRVVVTNGMMIPNYSKPDDWEKFNALGVTQYGQMTAGSFMYIGPQGIVHGTTITVMNAFRKVLKTGEQAKGKIFLTAGLGGMSGAQPKAGNIAKCITVCAEVNPNAATKRHQQGWVDELIDNMPELIKRVRVAQANEEVVSIAYIGNVVEVWESFLEEEIFVHLGSDQTSLHNPWSGGYYPVDISYEESNRLIREEPEVFKEKVQATLRRHGAAVNKHTEKGTYFFDYGNAFLLEASRAGADVMATNGIDFKYPSYVQDILGPMCFDYGFGPFRWVCTSGKPEDLDKTDEIAAQVLSNIMQSSPAEIQQQMQDNITWINDAKANKLVVGSQARILYADAQGRMEIAKAFNDAINRGEIGPVVLGRDHHDVSGTDSPFRETSNIYDGSRFTADMAIHNVIGDSFRGATWVSIHNGGGVGWGEVINGGFGMLLDGSSDAERKLQSMLLFDVNNGIARRSWARNEEANFAIKREMERTPKLKVTLANLVDEQIIDDLDF, encoded by the coding sequence ATGACTTTTGAACTCAGCTTTCAAGAACAAATTAAACAGGGGATCCCTGAGCAGCTGCCACCGGCAAAAACTTATCCGGTCAATGTTAACCGTGCTCCCAAGCGCAAAGATATTCTCAGCACAGAAGAGAAACAACTCGCCATTCGCAATGCCCTTAGGTACTTTCCCAAGGCATGGCACCAAGAGCTTGCACATGAATTTGCGCAAGAGTTAAATGCCTTTGGCCGCATTTATATGTATCGCTTTAAGCCAAATTACTTAATGAAAGCGCGAGCAATAAGCGACTATCCAGCAAAATGCCAGCAAGCTGCCGCCATTATGTTGATGATCGATAACAACCTTGATCCAGCTGTTGCCCAACACCCCGAAGAGCTTATCACTTATGGTGGCAATGGGGCTGTTTTTCAAAACTGGGCGCAATACCTGTTAGCCATGAAATACCTGAGTGAGATGGAGAGCGATCAAACCTTGCACCTGTACTCAGGCCATCCAATGGGGTTATTCCCTTCTTCGCCAGAAGCCCCTCGTGTTGTCGTCACCAACGGTATGATGATCCCGAACTACTCTAAGCCGGACGATTGGGAAAAATTTAATGCGTTGGGCGTGACTCAATATGGTCAAATGACAGCCGGTTCATTTATGTATATTGGCCCTCAAGGGATTGTTCATGGCACAACGATTACCGTTATGAACGCTTTCCGTAAAGTGTTAAAGACGGGCGAACAAGCCAAGGGCAAAATATTCCTTACCGCTGGTTTAGGTGGCATGAGTGGCGCACAACCCAAAGCAGGTAACATTGCTAAGTGTATTACTGTTTGTGCCGAAGTTAACCCCAATGCTGCGACTAAACGACACCAACAAGGCTGGGTTGATGAACTCATCGATAATATGCCTGAGCTGATTAAGCGCGTCAGAGTAGCACAGGCTAACGAAGAGGTCGTCTCTATTGCCTATATCGGTAACGTGGTTGAGGTTTGGGAATCGTTCCTAGAAGAAGAGATCTTTGTTCACTTAGGCTCAGACCAAACGTCACTGCATAATCCTTGGTCTGGCGGCTACTATCCAGTTGATATTAGCTACGAAGAGTCTAATCGTTTGATTAGAGAGGAACCTGAAGTATTCAAAGAAAAAGTACAAGCGACATTAAGACGCCATGGCGCTGCCGTCAACAAGCATACTGAGAAGGGAACTTACTTCTTTGACTATGGTAATGCCTTCTTGTTAGAAGCCTCACGTGCAGGCGCTGATGTTATGGCAACAAACGGTATTGATTTTAAGTACCCTTCTTACGTGCAGGATATTTTGGGGCCAATGTGCTTTGACTATGGCTTTGGTCCTTTCCGCTGGGTTTGTACTTCAGGTAAACCGGAAGATCTCGACAAAACAGATGAAATAGCAGCACAAGTTTTAAGTAATATTATGCAAAGCTCCCCTGCTGAGATCCAACAACAGATGCAGGACAATATTACTTGGATCAATGACGCTAAAGCCAATAAGTTAGTCGTAGGCTCACAAGCAAGGATCCTGTATGCCGATGCTCAAGGTAGAATGGAAATTGCAAAAGCCTTTAATGATGCCATTAATCGAGGCGAAATTGGCCCTGTAGTCCTAGGACGAGATCATCATGATGTCAGTGGTACAGACTCTCCATTTAGAGAGACATCAAATATTTATGACGGTAGTCGCTTTACTGCAGACATGGCCATTCACAATGTGATTGGCGATAGCTTCCGTGGTGCCACTTGGGTTTCAATCCATAACGGTGGTGGCGTAGGTTGGGGTGAAGTAATCAACGGCGGCTTTGGTATGCTGCTTGATGGTAGCAGTGACGCAGAGCGCAAGCTTCAATCCATGCTGTTATTTGATGTGAACAACGGCATCGCTAGACGTAGCTGGGCTCGCAATGAAGAGGCCAACTTTGCCATTAAGCGCGAAATGGAAAGAACACCTAAGCTAAAAGTAACCCTAGCTAATTTGGTTGATGAGCAAATTATTGATGACTTAGATTTTTAA
- the hutH gene encoding histidine ammonia-lyase has product MTFRYGVDRLDLDTVNGIANGHIKAKLCPEALTKINVSRANVDKMANSDKAIYGINTGFGPLCDTQISPQETHLLQKNLLITHAVGVGEPIEKAISKLMLITKVHALSQGFSGIRLEVVERMLTFLELDLIPVVPEQGSVGASGDLAPLSHLFLPLIGEGEFWQDDQIKSAKAVLEANGLEPLELHAKEGLALINGTQFILSHAITALTKMRYLLDLADVAGAMSIEGMQGSESPFRDELHQTRAFVGNLEVAARMRRLLKDSQNMASHGNCGRVQDPYSLRCIPQVHGASRNAYYHLEELVEIEMNSVTDNPIVISSEEAISGGSFHGQPLAMVLDYAAIAAAELGNIADRRCYLLLEGLHGLPRLLTVAGGLNSGMMIPQYATAALVTENKSLCFPPSADSVPTSMGQEDHVSMGSISGRKLNQILGNLDKILAIELMYAAQALEFRRPNRCSDLIEKNFELIRTKVAKLEEDRLLKPDIDAMVELVKSQAFTVSFDA; this is encoded by the coding sequence ATGACGTTTAGATACGGTGTTGATCGTTTAGATCTTGATACTGTAAACGGCATCGCGAATGGACACATCAAAGCAAAACTGTGCCCTGAAGCCTTAACAAAAATTAATGTCAGCCGTGCCAATGTAGATAAGATGGCCAACTCTGATAAAGCAATTTATGGCATTAACACCGGTTTTGGGCCGCTGTGCGATACTCAGATATCACCACAAGAAACGCATTTACTACAAAAAAATCTGCTTATCACCCATGCGGTTGGTGTCGGTGAACCGATCGAAAAAGCAATTTCTAAGTTAATGCTAATCACCAAAGTTCATGCCCTTAGCCAAGGTTTCTCTGGTATACGCTTGGAAGTGGTAGAGCGTATGCTTACTTTCCTCGAATTGGACCTCATTCCGGTGGTACCTGAACAGGGCTCTGTGGGTGCATCTGGCGATTTAGCGCCTCTATCACACCTCTTTTTGCCACTAATAGGTGAAGGTGAATTCTGGCAGGATGATCAGATAAAGTCTGCCAAGGCTGTACTTGAGGCCAATGGCTTAGAGCCATTGGAGCTGCATGCAAAAGAAGGTTTAGCCTTAATTAATGGTACTCAGTTTATTCTATCCCACGCCATTACAGCATTAACTAAAATGCGTTACCTGTTAGATCTTGCAGACGTCGCTGGCGCTATGAGCATCGAAGGTATGCAAGGTAGTGAATCGCCGTTCAGAGACGAATTACACCAAACGCGAGCCTTTGTTGGCAACTTAGAAGTCGCTGCGCGTATGAGAAGGCTGCTTAAAGATTCTCAAAACATGGCCTCTCATGGTAACTGTGGTCGCGTGCAAGACCCTTATTCGCTGCGTTGTATTCCGCAAGTTCACGGCGCTTCTCGTAATGCCTACTATCACTTAGAAGAACTTGTTGAAATCGAGATGAACTCAGTGACCGACAATCCGATCGTCATCAGTAGCGAAGAAGCCATTTCTGGAGGCAGCTTCCATGGACAACCACTAGCTATGGTTCTCGATTATGCGGCGATTGCGGCTGCAGAACTTGGCAATATTGCTGATCGTCGTTGTTATCTTTTATTAGAAGGGCTTCATGGTTTACCGCGCCTATTGACTGTAGCAGGTGGTCTCAATTCAGGCATGATGATCCCTCAATATGCAACAGCAGCGCTAGTAACAGAAAACAAGTCACTCTGTTTCCCTCCATCGGCGGATAGCGTACCTACCTCAATGGGCCAAGAAGACCATGTTTCAATGGGCAGTATCTCAGGCAGAAAACTCAATCAGATCTTAGGCAATCTGGATAAGATTCTTGCCATTGAGCTGATGTATGCCGCTCAAGCTCTGGAATTCAGAAGACCTAATCGTTGCTCTGATCTTATTGAGAAAAACTTCGAATTGATCCGCACTAAAGTCGCTAAGCTCGAAGAAGATAGGCTATTAAAACCGGATATCGACGCGATGGTGGAACTAGTGAAATCTCAAGCTTTCACTGTGAGTTTTGACGCTTAA
- the hutG gene encoding formimidoylglutamase — translation MSNQLTTNQEFHWQGRHDVEDGALGKRVHHVIKQIQVDELQPYRNAVSLLGFCSDAGVARNKGRIGAKRAPDLIRRALANMAWHRESALIDLGNVVCDDDQLEQSQSHCANVITTALKSTPVITLGGGHEVAWASFQGLAQYFEYLNPAKPPKIGIINFDAHFDLRAFESEQTEIKPSSGTPFNQIQHYCAKKDWPFHYACLGVSRASNTEALFQRADELGVWYIEDKDLAHLNHNYHLTQLQHFIDNCDYIYLTIDLDVFPAATAPGVSAPAARGVSIDILAPFIDRILHYKQKLVIADIAEYNPTYDVDSQTARLAARLCWDIANAFSEK, via the coding sequence ATGTCTAATCAATTAACCACCAACCAAGAATTTCATTGGCAAGGTCGTCACGATGTAGAAGATGGTGCGTTAGGAAAGCGTGTCCATCATGTCATCAAACAGATCCAAGTCGATGAGCTTCAGCCCTATCGAAATGCCGTTAGCTTGCTTGGTTTCTGCAGTGATGCGGGAGTTGCACGTAACAAAGGGCGCATTGGTGCGAAAAGAGCGCCAGATTTGATTCGCCGCGCACTGGCAAACATGGCTTGGCATAGAGAAAGTGCATTGATTGATCTGGGCAACGTTGTCTGCGATGACGACCAACTAGAACAAAGCCAATCTCACTGTGCCAACGTGATTACAACAGCGCTTAAATCCACACCGGTTATCACTTTAGGTGGAGGTCATGAAGTTGCATGGGCATCATTTCAGGGCTTGGCGCAATATTTTGAGTACCTTAATCCTGCGAAGCCGCCAAAGATTGGCATCATTAACTTTGACGCTCATTTCGACTTAAGAGCGTTTGAGAGTGAGCAGACGGAAATCAAACCTAGCTCGGGGACACCGTTTAATCAGATTCAGCACTACTGCGCCAAAAAAGACTGGCCATTCCATTACGCCTGCCTAGGTGTCAGCCGAGCAAGCAATACCGAGGCTCTTTTCCAACGCGCTGACGAACTTGGCGTTTGGTATATCGAAGACAAAGACCTGGCGCACTTAAATCATAATTATCACCTTACTCAGTTGCAGCACTTTATCGACAACTGCGATTACATCTATCTCACCATTGATTTAGATGTTTTCCCAGCTGCAACCGCTCCCGGCGTTAGCGCGCCAGCAGCCAGAGGAGTCAGCATAGATATACTCGCTCCTTTTATCGACAGAATCTTACATTACAAACAAAAACTGGTGATCGCAGATATCGCAGAGTACAACCCGACCTATGACGTAGACAGCCAAACCGCCCGGTTAGCCGCTCGTCTTTGCTGGGACATTGCGAACGCTTTCTCCGAAAAATAA
- the hutI gene encoding imidazolonepropionase: MTEGSDGYSVSPLCNIYIKDGRIQSITQEPLSSELSTSVNCYDCKGKLVTPGFIDCHTHLIFAGSRADEFEKRLQGVPYQEIAKQGGGILSTVRATREASEQQLTELALPRLDGLIQSGVTSVEVKSGYGLTLNDELKMLRAAKALEAHRKIRVSTTLLAAHALPPEYSGRADNYIELVCQEIIPAAAQENLATSVDVFCESIGFNLAQTEKVYQAAIDNGLAIKGHTEQLSNLGGTALTAKYNGLSADHIEFLDENGVLALAQSNTVATLLPGAFYFLRETQLPPIELLRQHKIPMAIATDLNPGTSPFADLTMMMNMGCTLFGLTPEETLRGVTNHAAQAIGFGENRGQIKQGFDADLAIWDVTHPAEFSYFQGAPRLSARLVAGELDHV; the protein is encoded by the coding sequence ATGACTGAAGGGAGCGACGGTTACTCAGTGTCACCGCTTTGCAATATCTATATCAAAGACGGACGCATTCAGTCGATTACGCAAGAACCGTTAAGCAGTGAGCTAAGCACTTCTGTTAACTGCTATGACTGTAAAGGTAAGCTCGTCACTCCGGGCTTTATTGATTGCCATACCCACCTGATCTTCGCAGGCAGCCGCGCCGACGAATTCGAAAAGCGCCTCCAAGGTGTTCCGTATCAAGAAATCGCAAAACAAGGCGGTGGCATTCTCTCTACAGTACGTGCGACTCGTGAAGCAAGTGAACAACAACTCACGGAATTGGCATTACCACGTTTGGACGGCCTAATTCAATCCGGTGTCACTTCGGTCGAAGTGAAATCTGGTTATGGATTGACCCTTAATGACGAACTTAAAATGCTTCGGGCAGCGAAGGCGTTGGAAGCACACAGAAAGATCCGTGTCTCTACAACGTTACTGGCCGCACACGCTCTTCCCCCTGAGTATTCAGGTCGCGCTGACAATTACATTGAACTGGTCTGCCAAGAGATAATCCCTGCGGCCGCCCAAGAGAATCTCGCGACGAGTGTCGATGTTTTCTGTGAGTCTATCGGTTTCAATTTGGCTCAAACGGAAAAAGTCTATCAAGCTGCGATTGATAATGGACTGGCAATTAAAGGACACACCGAGCAACTGTCTAATTTAGGTGGCACGGCGTTGACTGCAAAATACAATGGTTTATCCGCTGATCACATCGAGTTTTTAGATGAAAATGGCGTTCTTGCGTTGGCTCAGTCGAATACCGTAGCCACTCTGCTTCCCGGTGCATTCTACTTTCTAAGAGAGACACAGTTACCGCCTATAGAGTTACTACGTCAGCACAAAATACCAATGGCAATTGCGACTGATTTGAACCCTGGCACATCACCATTTGCAGACTTGACTATGATGATGAATATGGGTTGCACGTTATTTGGATTAACACCAGAAGAAACCTTACGTGGCGTAACCAATCATGCAGCTCAAGCCATCGGTTTTGGTGAGAACAGAGGTCAGATAAAACAAGGGTTTGATGCTGATCTCGCAATCTGGGATGTGACTCACCCTGCCGAGTTTAGCTATTTCCAAGGTGCGCCAAGATTATCGGCGCGCCTTGTCGCTGGAGAGCTCGATCATGTCTAA
- the hutC gene encoding histidine utilization repressor: MSNSPLYLQIKTYITEQIEQGFWPVGHRITTELELTKQFNVSRMTVNKAIRDLVSEGRLVRRPRLGTFVCAPDDKAESPLLDIRNIAKEVEQRGKSYSSKVIKQVALSADDNVAMKLGVMLGSSVFYSEIIHFEDKSPIQLEIRWVNASYAPSYLQQDFSQITPNQYLSENCPLSAIEHTVEAIVADESVRSALRLGVNEPCLLLNRRTWSEDKLVSTALLYHPGARYKLSSKVLL, encoded by the coding sequence ATGAGCAATTCGCCTCTTTACTTACAGATCAAAACTTACATCACTGAACAAATCGAGCAGGGTTTTTGGCCTGTCGGTCATCGAATTACTACTGAACTTGAACTGACCAAGCAGTTTAACGTGAGTAGGATGACGGTAAATAAGGCGATTCGAGATTTGGTGTCTGAAGGTAGATTAGTGAGGCGACCACGTTTAGGCACCTTTGTTTGCGCACCTGATGATAAAGCAGAATCCCCTCTTCTTGATATCCGCAATATCGCTAAAGAAGTTGAACAACGAGGTAAATCCTACAGCAGTAAGGTTATCAAGCAAGTCGCCCTTTCTGCTGATGACAATGTTGCAATGAAGTTGGGCGTCATGTTGGGAAGTTCAGTTTTCTACAGTGAAATCATTCACTTTGAAGACAAATCCCCTATTCAGCTAGAAATTCGCTGGGTAAATGCAAGCTACGCTCCTAGCTACCTGCAGCAAGATTTTTCACAAATCACACCCAACCAATATCTTTCTGAAAACTGCCCGTTAAGTGCTATTGAACACACCGTCGAGGCCATTGTCGCAGATGAATCCGTGCGTTCTGCACTTCGCCTAGGAGTCAATGAGCCGTGTTTGCTGCTTAATCGACGTACATGGAGTGAAGATAAGCTTGTTAGCACTGCATTACTCTATCATCCTGGGGCTAGATACAAATTAAGCTCTAAAGTTCTTCTTTGA
- a CDS encoding sporulation protein, with translation MFGKLKASLGIGAAKVDTVLESMTVFQGDTLRGTVHIQGGDVEQQIDAINLKLCTEMKVESDESTSYQDFILAKLQAVQPFVIQPNETKQVPFELRLDDETPITALNALKNQCHVWLETTLDIDFAIDPKDRDFVEVKPLPVVAKILSAIEQAGFGMVKADVEKGFLRGGNFSSKSGCYQEIEFRNSGFINKKEIELSFILDGGVVHCLAEVDRSLSMRGDQYISFSLNRNAPDSEVAAAVNRILSV, from the coding sequence ATGTTTGGAAAGTTAAAAGCTTCATTAGGAATTGGCGCGGCAAAAGTAGACACAGTGCTAGAAAGTATGACTGTCTTTCAGGGAGATACACTGAGGGGAACCGTACATATTCAAGGCGGTGATGTGGAGCAGCAGATCGACGCGATCAATCTAAAGCTGTGTACCGAGATGAAAGTAGAGAGCGACGAAAGCACCAGCTACCAAGATTTCATCTTAGCTAAGCTTCAAGCTGTTCAGCCATTTGTTATCCAACCTAATGAGACTAAACAGGTTCCTTTTGAATTGCGCTTGGACGACGAGACTCCAATCACAGCATTGAATGCTCTGAAGAATCAATGTCATGTTTGGTTAGAAACAACGTTAGACATCGATTTTGCGATTGACCCTAAAGACCGTGATTTTGTTGAAGTCAAACCATTGCCTGTGGTTGCCAAGATACTATCTGCTATCGAGCAAGCAGGATTTGGTATGGTTAAAGCGGATGTTGAAAAAGGTTTCTTACGTGGTGGTAACTTCTCTTCGAAATCAGGTTGCTATCAGGAAATTGAGTTCCGTAATAGTGGCTTTATTAACAAAAAAGAGATCGAACTGTCGTTTATTCTTGATGGTGGGGTTGTGCACTGTTTAGCAGAGGTAGATCGCTCGCTAAGTATGCGTGGCGACCAGTACATCTCTTTTTCGTTGAATCGAAATGCCCCTGATTCGGAGGTAGCTGCAGCGGTCAACCGCATTCTTTCGGTTTAA
- a CDS encoding DUF3187 family protein has protein sequence MGGKLWFLISMIVLLTINHASADDGYGPLQSYTQSPLHTNVHSPQLRSGFSLDSNEYEVYGSGTISSIWAVTATYELDYYQNQIAIGSKWQLDTNWQIDLQYRWNFAANNHLDKPTIAFHDFVGIDQNGRQDVERNRFVIDMPEYGVQEEGFRSKTLSSAVTGYVQYQAFANDHHGVSVGLSLYYNDTDNGLFSASDFEQSIQVNYGYVREKHALDATAALTFRDTPTDFTQMPYRDSTWTIGISYRYEWFENHTFIGQLASHQGLLDDGGEFSKPSTEFTYGYRYTLKNAAVEITLVENMFHADNSTDIAFGVAFRYRFGSAV, from the coding sequence ATGGGAGGGAAGCTCTGGTTCTTGATCAGCATGATCGTTTTGCTAACGATAAATCATGCCTCAGCCGATGATGGATACGGACCTCTACAAAGCTATACACAGTCGCCTCTTCATACCAATGTCCACTCCCCCCAGCTACGCTCTGGATTCTCTTTAGACAGCAATGAATATGAAGTTTATGGCTCAGGAACCATTTCCAGTATTTGGGCAGTGACTGCCACCTATGAACTCGATTATTACCAAAACCAGATTGCGATTGGTAGCAAATGGCAACTTGACACAAATTGGCAAATCGACCTCCAATATCGTTGGAACTTTGCTGCCAACAACCATCTAGATAAACCCACTATTGCCTTTCATGATTTTGTCGGTATTGACCAAAATGGACGTCAAGACGTAGAGCGGAACCGATTTGTTATCGATATGCCAGAGTACGGCGTACAAGAGGAAGGGTTTCGTAGCAAAACTTTGAGCAGCGCTGTGACAGGGTATGTACAGTATCAAGCGTTTGCGAATGACCATCATGGTGTATCCGTAGGTTTGTCACTCTACTACAACGACACCGACAATGGCCTCTTCAGCGCGTCAGATTTTGAGCAGAGCATACAGGTGAATTATGGTTACGTGCGAGAAAAGCATGCACTGGACGCTACCGCTGCTTTAACATTTAGAGACACTCCCACAGACTTTACTCAAATGCCCTACCGTGATTCTACATGGACAATTGGCATCAGCTATCGCTATGAGTGGTTTGAAAATCATACTTTTATTGGTCAGCTAGCTTCGCATCAAGGCCTATTGGATGATGGCGGAGAATTTTCAAAACCCTCCACCGAGTTTACCTACGGCTACCGCTATACACTCAAAAATGCAGCGGTTGAAATTACCTTGGTGGAGAACATGTTCCACGCGGATAACAGTACCGACATCGCTTTTGGCGTTGCGTTCCGCTATCGCTTTGGCTCAGCCGTTTAA
- a CDS encoding phosphoribosylglycinamide formyltransferase yields MSLFLRTTALMLLMLSRAPAFAAIPTAPGNEENRSTNQNEVCSKAFKHNLSGLYGIKSMSTTPLQPYTDFDVLYSKAHQAQAELETICKSTALLTSTESYFAGVKSSDRAKEKIAYELDGQTERITDLARATIVADDIESLMSAYEVLNRETTIVKVKNRFKKPAESGYRDLNVLVQLPKTNLVAEVQLHLKAIADVKSGPEHDIYERIQKIERAAAIEGRDYNEFETAQIRNMRSESKELYQNAWLPYITTHLSAA; encoded by the coding sequence ATGAGCCTATTTTTGCGAACTACGGCCCTGATGCTTCTAATGCTCAGCCGTGCCCCTGCATTTGCTGCTATTCCAACCGCGCCGGGTAACGAGGAAAACCGTTCTACCAACCAGAACGAAGTGTGTTCCAAAGCATTCAAACATAACCTAAGCGGCCTTTACGGCATTAAGTCAATGTCGACCACTCCACTTCAGCCATACACTGATTTCGACGTACTTTATAGCAAAGCCCATCAAGCTCAAGCAGAGCTAGAGACCATCTGTAAAAGTACGGCTCTACTGACTTCAACAGAATCTTACTTCGCGGGTGTTAAATCGTCTGACCGTGCTAAAGAAAAGATTGCTTATGAACTTGATGGTCAAACAGAGCGAATTACCGACCTAGCCCGTGCAACTATTGTCGCTGACGACATTGAAAGCCTGATGTCTGCCTATGAAGTACTTAACCGCGAGACAACCATTGTTAAAGTCAAAAACCGCTTTAAGAAGCCAGCGGAATCTGGATACCGCGACTTAAACGTACTCGTCCAACTGCCTAAAACAAATTTAGTTGCTGAAGTACAGCTTCATCTAAAAGCGATTGCAGATGTGAAAAGTGGTCCTGAGCATGACATCTACGAGCGTATTCAGAAAATCGAACGCGCCGCTGCGATAGAAGGTCGTGACTACAACGAGTTTGAAACCGCACAGATTCGCAATATGCGTAGTGAATCTAAAGAGCTGTACCAAAATGCTTGGTTGCCATACATCACGACTCACCTAAGCGCCGCTTAA
- a CDS encoding thiopurine S-methyltransferase codes for MKDPEFWHGKWAANQIGFHLEDVNPLLIKYWQETNPSQEDNVFVPLCGKSEDLVWLATKHSDVQGVELSNIAVRAFFAEHFYTPMVMPINGQHELFQFDELSIYVGDYFTAPIKPVDIVYDRASLIALPKEMRVQYVEKIKSLLKPGGRILLVTLDYDQELMPGPPFAVPESEVRALYEGYKITKLESNEDAEKHPKIAKHESARFVEEVYLIEAV; via the coding sequence ATGAAAGACCCAGAATTTTGGCACGGTAAATGGGCGGCAAACCAGATTGGTTTTCACCTAGAGGACGTTAATCCGCTACTGATTAAATATTGGCAGGAAACGAATCCAAGCCAAGAAGACAACGTATTTGTCCCTTTGTGTGGCAAGTCAGAAGACTTGGTATGGCTGGCAACGAAACACTCTGATGTGCAGGGGGTAGAGTTAAGTAATATTGCCGTGCGTGCTTTCTTTGCAGAACATTTTTACACGCCAATGGTGATGCCGATTAATGGTCAGCATGAACTGTTTCAATTCGATGAGCTATCAATCTATGTCGGTGACTACTTTACTGCGCCAATCAAGCCAGTTGATATCGTTTATGATCGTGCCTCTCTCATTGCTTTGCCAAAAGAAATGCGAGTGCAATACGTCGAAAAGATTAAGTCGCTCCTTAAACCCGGTGGGCGTATTTTGCTGGTTACTCTCGATTATGATCAAGAGCTGATGCCAGGGCCTCCATTTGCTGTCCCTGAATCTGAGGTGAGAGCGCTGTACGAGGGTTACAAGATCACTAAGCTAGAGAGCAATGAAGACGCTGAGAAGCATCCTAAGATTGCTAAACATGAATCTGCTCGATTCGTTGAAGAAGTTTACTTGATTGAAGCGGTTTAA